The Cucurbita pepo subsp. pepo cultivar mu-cu-16 unplaced genomic scaffold, ASM280686v2 Cp4.1_scaffold000780, whole genome shotgun sequence genome has a window encoding:
- the LOC111785856 gene encoding chromoplast-specific carotenoid-associated protein, chromoplastic-like — MAFVSQFSQLPCRTLSLNPPQTQLISKPLIFPIGPIVAGARAAAGKLAISARPAFKVRAVENDDVWGEEKKGPYADGPAVAVAEEEEKPLEQSEIYKLKKALVDSFYGTDRGLRVNSETRAEILELIAQLEAKNPTPAPTEALSLLNGKWILAYTSFSGLFPLLSRSTFSLVKVEEISQTIDSEDFTVQNSVLFSGPLATTSISTNAKFEVRSPQRVQIMFEEGVIGTPQLTDSIVIPENVEFLGQKIELSAFSGIISSIQDTASNVVKTISSQPPIKFPISNAKAESWLLTTYLDEDVRISRGDGGSVFVLIKEGSALLSP, encoded by the exons ATGGCGTTTGTTTCTCAATTCAGTCAACTTCCATGCAGGACTCTCTCACTGAATCCACCGCAGACTCAACTCATTTCTAAACCCTTGATTTTCCCCATCGGTCCGATTGTGGCTGGCGCCAGAGCCGCGGCGGGGAAGTTAGCGATCTCAGCCAGACCTGCGTTTAAAGTACGTGCGGTGGAGAACGATGACGTGTGGGGGGAGGAGAAGAAGGGACCGTACGCAGATGGTCCGGCTGTGGCGGTCGCCGAAGAGGAGGAAAAGCCTCTGGAGCAATCGGAGATTTATAAACTGAAGAAGGCGTTGGTTGATTCGTTTTACGGGACCGATCGTGGATTACGAGTGAATAGCGAAACTAGGGCAGAGATACTTGAGCTGATTGCGCAGCTGGAAGCGAAAAATCCAACACCAGCTCCTACTGAGGCTCTGTCTCTGCTCAACGGCAAATGGATTCTCGC GTACACATCGTTCTCGGGTCTGTTTCCCCTGTTGTCTAGGAGTACATTTTCATTGGTCAAAGTGGAAGAAATTTCACAGACAATTGACTCCGAGGACTTCACTGTCCAAAACTCCGTCCTGTTTTCCGGCCCTCTGGCCACCACTTCCATTAGTACTAATGCCAAGTTTGAAGTTCGAAGCCCTCAGCGCGTACAG ATCATGTTTGAAGAAGGTGTCATTGGGACTCCGCAGCTGACGGATTCAATAGTGATACCAGAAAATGTGGAGTTTCTTGGGCAGAAGATTGAGCTTTCAGCATTCAGCGGCATCATATCCTCCATTCAAGACACTGCTTCAAATGTGGTCAAGACAATTTCGAGCCAACCCCCAATCAAGTTCCCAATCTCGAACGCCAAGGCAGAGTCGTGGTTGTTAACTACTTATCTTGATGAAGATGTTCGAATTTCACGAGGAGATGGCGGTAGCGTGTTTGTACTCATCAAGGAAGGCAGTGCTCTCTTATCCCCCTAA